GGATAACTCCTTGGCCTCTGCGCCCAGGAGCGCTGCCACCGAATGCGTCTGGTTCCAGTCTTTTACAAAGTTTAGCTGGCCGCGCACAGTCTGTGCATTCAGCTGCCCGTCCTGCCGGTCCAGAATGTCGCCCAAGGGAATGTTCCGGATTAGGCTCGCTCCACTGCCTTCACTAAACTGGTTGATCAGATCGCGCGTGGCAAAAGAGGCCCGATCTTGCAGGTTGGTCGTGTTGGTAAAAGCACGTTCGTATTGGTAGCTGGCTTCCGCGTTCAAATAGTCCGTCAGGGAGTACTTCAGTTGAACATTGGCCCGCATGTCGTTCTGCTCGGCACGGTTTTGGGCCAGCCGGAGGTCTTCAAGCGGGCGGTAGGCCCAGTCCAAATAGCCGCTGGCCGGGGCGCTTTCCACAAAGCCGGCCCGGTACTGGCTGATTACCGCCAGGGGATTGCCGGCTGCGTCCGCCAGCTGGGCATACGGATACAGGCGCTTACTGGCGTAGGCCGAGGCGCTGGAGAGCAACTGAATCCCCGGGTTATTCAGGCGGTTGGTACTTTGGGTATAATTCAGCCCTGCGCCCAGCTCCAGTTGCTTGAGAGGTTGAAAGGAGAGCGAGGAATTCAGCGTCATGCGCTTGTAGTGATTGGCAACTTCGCTGGGCAGGTTATTGTCCCAGCCGCCCGAAACATAGTAGCGCACGTTCTTGCTGCCTCCCTTGAAGCTCAGGGCGTACTGCTGGTGGACGCTGGGGCGAAAGAAATGGCGAGCCAAGTCCTTACGCACGTCCAGTTTACTCAGCGCCTCCAGCCGCCTTGCCGCCTCCGCGGGTGAGATCAGCCCGTCCCGCTCCTGGATCATCAGTTCCACCGCCGGGCTCAAGGCCGACTGGGTCTCGTCCTGCTCCAGCCCTTGGTAATAGTCGGCACGAAACATGTGCCGCTCAAAATCCAGAAAGCCGGCCGAAGAAATCGTGGGCAGGTAAGCGAGATCGGGCTTTTGCCCAACGGTAACGTTGCTTGTCAGCTGCATTTTCAAGGGTTCTTCCGTTTTGCCTTTTTTAGTGGTGATCACTATCACCCCGTTTCCGGCCCTGACGCCCCAGATCGAGGCGGCAGCGGCATCCTTCAGCACGGTCACACTGGCCACATCGCTCGGATTGAGGTTATTGATATCCCCGTCATAGGGGAAATTATCCACGACAATCAGGGGCTGGGAATTGCCGTAGATGGTGCTCTGCCCGCGAATGGTGAGCGTCGGTTCCCCGAAGGCCGAGCGGTTCACCACCAGGCCACTGACCGTGTTCTCCAGCTTGGCCAGCACACCGGTGGCCACCACCCTATCCAGCTGCACCTGGTCTACTTTAGCAAAGGAGCCCGTGGCCCGCGTCTGGGGCAGGTGTTGATACCCCGTGGAGACCACCACCTCTTTCAGCTGTGCAGTATTTTCAGTTAAAGTAATCGAAAGGGCCGTTTTCAGCGGCACTTTAAAGCTCACTTCCTTGGTCTGGTAGCCAATAAAAGAAACAACGAGCGTATAGCTGCCTTCGGAAAGATGCAAGCGGAACTGTCCCTGCCCATCAGCTGCAGTGCCCGTTGTGCTACCCTTTACCAGTATACTGGCTCCCGCCAGCGGAAGGCCATCGGCAGCAAGGACCTGTCCGGTGACCGAGCCTTGCGGGCTGGTCTGTCCGCTGGCCAGCTGCGGCACACACAATAGGAGTGCCCATAAATAATTCAACAATTGTTTCATATCAGTTAGGTTGAGTGGTACGATCTTTAATTACCAGCACCTCCACCTGGCGGGTGACTGGTGTTAATTCCAAATGATAGACGGCAAGGGCCTTTTGCAATTGGGCCAGGTCCCCCAGCTCTGCTTTCAATTCAATGTCTATATTGGTGGTAATGCTGGTTTCATCCAGTATGCCAAGTTTTGAGTAGGCTTGCAGCGTTTCGATGAGCGCCTGAACGGGGTGATTCACCAGGCGCAGGCCGAAATAATTCTCCTCGGCCTGGGGCGGGCCGCCTTTGGAATGAAGGGTGGGTTTTCCACTGCACCGTAAGGCCAGACAGCTGATGGCTTGCTGCTCCAGGCTTGCCGTTAGCGGAAAAAAGCGCTCTAGATCCGCACGCATCATGGGCAGCAGTTGATCGGTAGCCTCGCCAGGGAAATTCAGCTCGTACCCATAGGTGGGTGCCGCGTTCTTCCCCTTTGGGGCACGGGACAAGGAATCCTTCCGGATCACCCGGGTTTTCCAGATGGGATACGGCAAGAGGTGTTTCCCCTGGCCGTAGGTAATGCGAAAGAGCATTTCCGGCGTGCAGTTCACCGCCTTTACCTTCCCAGTACCGATAAAGCTGTTGCTTCCACTTCCCGCTTGGTAGCCGCTGAAGACGGAGCTATACAGCAAACCCGGCGAAGGCTCCCCTCCACCTGTTGCAACCAGCGCGGGTGAGGCTGGTGTTGAATTTATTGCCTGGGTATATTCAGGCAGAAAGTGATAATTGCCATTGACAAAATCCTGAATATTGCCAGCGGTAAGCTCCTCGGAGGTAGTGATGCCGCGAAAGATCCCCTGGCGGTCGATCCACGCATACTGCGGAACAAGGCGTATATTAAACAGCTCCCACAGCCGGTGATCCCTGTCCAGTACCACCGGCAAGGTAAAATCCCGGACCTGTTTGACTTTTAAGAGGAAGGATTCAATTTTCGCTTGTTCTTCATTAGTGACCAGCAGCACCTGCAAGTCTTTGGCAAACTGCCCCTGCAAAGCCTGCAGTTTCGGCATCGCCGAAACGCAGGAACCGCACCAGGTCGCCCAGAAATCAAGGATCACGACTTTGCCCTTAAAGTCCGCCAGGCGAGCGGAGCTTAACGGAAAGTTGAGAATGGTGGTTAAACTCACATCCGAAAGATTGGCGCCCACGTTTGCTTTTTCCTTTGTTAAGCTGGGGCCCTGGGCGAGTGCGCCTACCGAGAGGCAGCAGCACAGCATTCCGATGACGAGGCTGCACCGCGCTTTCTGCCCGCAAGGAGCCTTGGGCTCCTGCGGCACCGTTTTTTGGCCCTTGGGAACCGGCCATACCGCTCCTATTAAGCCTGTTTTTTCTTTCATAGCTTTTAAGATTAATTGAAAATTAATTGGATTGTTAAGATGTTACGGCCTAAATAAGCCGGATGCGTACAGCATCTGTCCTTATCAAGGTGGTAGCGTTTTGAATTGCTCGATGGTTAAATAAGACTTCATATACTGATTGATTGGTTACTTTTAAATGCAATAATCTTAGATTAGATTTATTAGAGGAGTCTTAAAAGTGAAGCAAGCAGAAAAAGAAAAGGCATGGAGCTCAACTTATCGCTTTAGAGGCCGTAGGAAGCCTGGAAACAGATAAGCGAGCCCATACCTATAGCATGGGCATTACACCTATCGTCTTGTTTCCGTGAAATTTCCTACGTTTCTAAAGCAAGACTCTTAAGTGCGAATACCTTCAATATCTCTATAAAGGATCGCGAAATTAATTAAACTACTTTCAAAGTTTATTTTTCAAACTTACCAAAAAGAAAACACACATACAAGTATGTGTGTTTTCTTTTTGTAATATTTCTTTTTTAGCTCAATGGAGACTAAAAATAATATTGATCCTATTGAACAGTATGTAATCGATGCAGTTAGAGAAAGGCGTGAATTGCTTAAAATTTCTCAAGCAGAACTTGCTCGTCAATTAAATTACTCAGAAGGTTTTATTGGCAATATTGAAAATCCTAAATATAGAGCTAAATACAACCTCAAGCATTTGAATATGATTGCTAAAATATTGAAGTGTTCTCCTCGAGATTTTTTACCAGTCGAACCTATCTAAAGTCCCCTCCTCATACATTCGGTCCGCCCCACCGCAGAGAAAGTTTAAGTTAAAGAAACTTCGACTAAAATAAAACGGGATAACCCTTTAAGTGAGTTATCCCGCCTGGATATTAATTAATATCTAAATTATCTCCAGCTATAATAAGTACGTTGGGGGCCGAAATTTACCCGCAAACCTAAGGTAAGTAGGCCAAAGGAATCTGAATATTTATTATCATAACGAGGATTGTACCCATCAATATTATCAGTTAAGGCAATATTATGTTGATAGTTCACATTCAACTCAATAGGTGTTTCATCTCCATATTCCACAAATTTGATATTCAGTCCAGCATTTAAAGGAATGATAACGTTTGTCCCAGAATATTTTACGCCACCGATAGATGGAAATTTCCCTCCCCCATCATTTGTAATGTAATTAAAGTCATTCATCTTGCTTTTTACAACACCTATACCCGCTCCTAGGTAGAGATTATTCCAAAAACCATAAGTTTCTTTCCACCAAGGGCGAAGAATTTCACCCAAACTCATGTTTACTGTACTATTAAAACTTGTAAAATCAGCTTCAAAACCTCTTCCATATTGATCGGGCTTATTTTTTGAAAACTTACCGTCATTTACGTTTAAACTTAAAAAGGTAAATGGAGTAATGTGAACGTCTCCTGAAAATCCGATACTAAAATTAACATCTCCGTAACCGGCATCCATGTTAGCACGATTTGCACCGACATTTAGGGTTGCTGCAAACATATTATACTTAAACTGTGCACTTGCCGAAAACATGCCAATAAATAGCAAACTAAGCGAGAGTAAATATTTTTTCATTTTTGGAATAATTGGTCTGATTGTAATAAAATTTCTTTTTGGTGCTATTTCACCTTGACCTTTATACTGCATAATTACAATTTAGGTTCTACTTATTAACATATTATTTTAAAAAAAATTAAAATATTCAATTCATACTATATTTTATTAATCTACAACTCAGTTATTACAAATATTAATAACATATTGATACTAAAATAACTACTGCTTAATGTTATTTGCCTAATAATCGCTAACTTTGCCCCGCCTATTAAAAAACAGGCACCTTTACGCATCCCTACTCAACCAACTTAACCAATGACTTACAGATATTCCTCTTATTTAAAGGGGCTTAACATAGGCGTGGATTTTTTACTGCTAAATCTTAGCTTTTACCTTGCTTATGCAAGTACATTTGAACATTGGATTGTCAAACATTCCAGAGAGTTCAACCCTCTGCATATGTTAACCATTAATCTCATCTGGTATCTGGTAACCGGTATCTGCAAGCTTTATGTAAATGTTTTTTCCAAAGAGTCTATTCCTACTATTAAAGTAACTTTAAAATCGGTTATCGTTTTTGGCCTCTGTATGCTATTACTTACTGATGGAATAAAAGAGTATACCCTTTCGCACCGAATTCTTGTTACCGGTTTAATTTTTTTCACTGTTCTTATTTTCAACTGGAAACTATTTTTCCTCCTTCAACGCATTCCACATAAAAACCGCTTAATTGAATACAAGCCTGTAGTAATTGCGGGAGCATCAAAAAACGGCATCGAACTTTACAACTACCTCAGTAAAAATTCTCGCTTAGGTTATCAGGTAGTTGGTTTTTTTGAAGATAGAATAACAGTTAATAAAAAAGGTGTGACCATTATAGGAAAGCTTGACGAATGTGTCAGCTTTGCCAGAAGAAGAAATGTTGAGGAAATTTTCTGTGCCTTACCTGAATCGGAAAATGAAAAAATTAACCAGTTGATGCTGGATGCAGACAAACATTTAATCCGCTTTAAACTGGTACCTGATGTTAAAGATTACTTCCGCAAAAATGTAATGGTGGAACTATACGGACACTTACCGGTATTAAGCCCTCGGTCAGAACCGTTGGAAAGTAAGGGTAACCAAATTCTTAAACGTGCCTTTGACATTGTGTTTTCTCTCTTTGTTATTGTTTTTATACTTAGTTGGCTCTATCCTATTTTAAGTATGTTGATTAAGCTTGAATCTAAAGGACCTGCATTATTCCAACAAATACGTTCAGGTAAAAACAACAAGCCGTTTTACTGCCTTAAATTCAGAAGTATGACGGTAAACAATGATGCTAACCGTAAACAAGCAACTAAAAATGATGCTCGAATAACCAAAATCGGTCGCTTTTTACGCAAATCAAGCATGGATGAACTTCCTCAGTTTATCAATGTATTGAAAGGGAATATGTCCGTTGTAGGACCGCGCCCTCATATGCTTAAACATACTAAAGAGTACTCAGAAATTATCGACAAGTTTATGGTTCGTCATTTTCTGACACCAGGCATTACCGGCTGGGCCCAGGTAAACGGTTTAAGAGGAGAAACCCAAACGCATGAAGATATGGAAAACCGGGTGGAAGCTGATATTTGGTACCTGGAGAATTGGTCGCTCCTACTCGACTGCAAAATCATCTTCATGACTGTTTACAAATCTATTTTTGGCGATAAAAACGCTTATTAATTTTTCCATGCGTAAGTTTTACTTTCTTCTTTTTGTTTTATGCATTGCCTTTATTGGCACTAATGCACAACAAAACACCTTATATCTTAACAAAGACTATAACCTGATTTTAGAACGGGAAATTCAAAAGGCAAATAAACCTGTACATACTGCAGCTAAGCCTTATTTATTTTCAACTCTTGACAGTATAATTCATATAGACTCAGTTGTAAAATCATATTTTAATACAGCTCCCCATCCTGCCGGTAATTTGTTTTTAAGAAAACTTACTCAGGAACATTTATTTAGTGTTAACCAAGCTGGTATAAGATTATTTGTTGACCCATTATTTGATTTCTCTTTTGGGAAGGAATTAAGTGCAGGAAACATTTACACAAACACCCGTGGTATTCAACTTGGAGGAGATATTGGGCCTAAGTTCTCTTTTTATACAGCTTTTTATGAAAACTGGGCAAAGTTTCCTGGTTATGTACATCAATATATAAAAAACAGAAAAGTTGTCCCAGGTCAAAGTATAGCGCGCATAAATCCTTCAGGAGCTATTGATTTTGGTGTTCCATATGGTTACATAAGCTATACTCCTAACCAATATTTTAATTTTCAGCTGGGTCAGGGAAAAAACTTTTTTGGAGATGGTTACCGATCAATGTTTCTTTCTGACGGAATTTATACCTACCCTTATTTTAAAATAACTACAAACTTCTGGAAAATTCAGTACACAAATCTTTGGGCTCAGTTCCTTGATTCTAGCGAAGGATTTAAGTTCAACAATACCACTACTTTTCCGAAGAAATACGCTTCGTATCAATTCCTGTCCTTGCAAGCTACCAAACGGTTAAACATTAATTTATTTCAATCTATTGTTTGGTCAGCTGATTCAGCAGGGAAAAGAGGTATAGAATGGGCTTATATTAACCCCATTATTTACTTCAATACACTCAACTTTAACATGGGCTCACCCGACAACTCATTAATGGGTATCGGCTTTAATTACAAGTTGATGAAAAGTCATAAACTTTATGGACAATTGATAATTGACGATTTCAACCTGAGTAAGTTAGCCTCTCAACAAGCTACCTATTTCCAGGAAAAATATGCTTATCAGCTTGGTTGGAAATACTTTGATGTGTTAAGTATCCCTAATTTATATTTCCAAGCTGAATTCAACCGTTCGAGGCCATACGTATATGCACATAAAGTACCTAAACTTAGCTATTCACACTTAAATGAACCAATTGCACATCCTTTGGGTGCAAACTTTAATGAATTCATTCTTATCGGAAATTATAAGATTAATAGATTTTCGTTTTCAGCACAGCTAAATAAAGCCAATTACGGAGCTGATTCAACAGGAACACACTGGGGAAAAAATATATTCCTTTCTGATTATGCATCTGAAAAAGGAGAGTTTTCTTTCGGAAATACAACCGGACAAGGAATTATGACCAACCTTACCAATATTCAAGCGAAAGTGGCTTATTTGCTTAACCCTAAAACGAACTTAAAAATAGAGGCAGGCTTTAATACAAGGTCGGAAAATAGCCATTTAAAATCTTCAAAGACTTCCATGTTTTCCTTTGGAATCAAAACGGCTATAAACAATTTCTATTATGACTTTTAAATTAATCCATTATTACGCTGTATAGCGGCTTCTAATAACGGATAATACCCACTGTTTTTAAGCGATTTTAAAGCATTTAAGTGCCGGTCATGGTGTAAATCAGACCCCACAAAATCAATCAAACCATCTTTCAAAAGATTAAGGGCCATAGTCTTATGCCTGTTACCGTAATACCCGGTAACGGAATTAATATTCAGCTGCAGGGAGCAACCAAGCTCTTTAAATTTATGTAAACGGCTATAATCTGTCAGGTAATAGTTATAACGTTCTGGATGTGCTAATAAAGGAGTATACCCTCTTGCCTTAAGTTCAAAGATGACATGTTCAATCATCATTGACTCCTGCATGAAGGACATTTCGAACAAAACATAGTTCTCTCGCCCGAAACACAACAATTCATCCTTTTCAATCAGGGAAAGAAAATGCTCATCTAAAAAATATTCTGCAGCAGCATCAACTTCTATCTGCAATCCTTCTTTTACAACTGCATTACGCACTTTATCACATCCACGTAAAATACCATCCTTAGTATTGGGATAATGATCAATCATAATATGCGGAGTGGTAATTATATTTTTATACCCTAATTTTTGAAGCTCTTTTAAGAAAGAAATAGTAATATCCATTGAGGGAGATCCGTCATCGATTCCAGGAATAAGATGGGAATGCAAATCGACAACTGGGTACTGAAACGGAACAGATGCTTGCGTCGCTACTTGTTTCTTAAATAAGCTTAACATAACCGCAAATTTAGCAAACAATAACGAGCTTATGAACGAGAAAAGGGAATACCTACGGCATTCCCTTTAATATTTAAAGATTGAATCTTTGCAAATTATTCTGCTGATTCAGCTGCTGGTGCTTCTGTAGCTGGAGCTTCAGTTGCAGTTTCAGCTTTCTTAGCTTTAGTAGTGCTACCACCACGACGACGAGTTGCTTTAGCTTTCTTAACTTCAGCTTTACCTGCAGTGTAAGTAGCATTGTAGTCAACTAATTCAATAAAGCACATTTCAGCGTTATCACCCATACGATTACCAGTTTTGATAATGCGGGTGTAACCTCCGTTACGAGTTGCAATTTTAGTTGCAATTTCACGGAATAACTCTGAAACAGAGTCTTTATTTTGTAAGTAGCTGAATACCGTACGACGATTGTGTGTAGTATCAGTTTTAGCCTTAGTCATTAAAGGCTCTACATAAGTACGCAAAGCTTTAGCTTTGGCTAATGTAGTAGTGATTCGTTTATTTAGAATCAAAGAAGAAGCCATATTTGACAACATCGCCTTGCGGTGTGCGTCGGTTCTTCCTAAGTGATTAACTTTTTTACCGTGTCTCATTTCTGTATTCTATTGAAGTCTGACGCCTGAAGTTTAAGAAGCCTGATCTTTCTTTGAAGTCAGCACTTCTGACCCCCGACCTCCTACTTCGTACATCGGATAATTTTATAAATCCTCGTCTAATTTAAATTTAGAAAGGTTCATGCCGAAGGTTAAACCTTTCGACTTAACCAATTCCTGAATCTCTGTAAGTGATTTCTTACCGAAGTTTCTGAATTTTAACATATCAGCTACATCGTAAGTTACCAACTCGGCAAGAGTTCTGATATCAGCCGCTTTTAAACAATTCAATGCACGAACAGAAAGATCAAGATCCTGAAGTTCAGTTTTAAGGATTTTACGCATGTGCAGAACTTCCTCATCAACTTCTTTTGATTCTTCTTTAGCCTGAGTTTCAAGCATAATACGTTCGTCAGAGAACAGCATAAAGTGCTGAATCAAGATTTTAGCAGCTTCTTTAAGTGCGTCTTCAGGGTGAATTGAACCGTCGGTAGCAATATCCAGAACTAATTTTTCATAGTCTGTTTTTTGTTCTACACGATAGTTTTCAATTGTATACTTTACGTTTTTAATCGGAGTATAAATTGAATCGATTGCAATAACACCTACATTCGCATCAGCTGATTTATTTTCTTCTGCTGAAACATATCCTCTGCCTTTATTTACAGTTAATTCTAACTCTAGAGTTACATCACTGTTCATGTTGCAGATGATAAAATCAGTATTTAATACCGTAAAGTTACTTGAGAACTTGGTAATATCACCAGCAGTAAAAGCGTCTTGCCCGCTGATTACAACGAAGATTTTTTCTGAGTCGCCACTTTCGCCTGTTTTTTTGAAACGTACCTGCTTCAAATTGAGGATGATTTCGGTAACGTCTTCTACTACACCTTTAATGGTAGAGAACTCGTGCGAAACACCTGCAATTTTAACACTGGTAATTGCGTAACCTTCTAAAGATGATAATAAAATCCTGCGCAAAGCATTTCCGATTGTTACGCCAAAGCCAGGCTCTAACGGACGGAATTCAAAGAGACCTTGAAAATCGGTCGCTTTTTGCATGATTACTTTGTCAGGTCTTTGAAACGCTAAAATTGCCATTTGAGATTTTTAAACTTATTAAATTAGTTAAGCGTTAATTTACAGTATTGATGGTTATTTGCTAATATAGAATATTTCTTTACAAATAACCATCAATTATTAACTACTATTTAGAGTACAACTCTACGATCAAGTGCTCCTTAATGTTTTCAGGAATCTGATCGCGCTCAGGCATTGCAAGGAACGTACCTTGCATTTCTGATTTATTCCACTCTAACCAGTTGTATTTAGATACTCTGTTAGCAGATAATGAAGTAGTGATAGCCTCTAAAGATTTAGATTTTTCACGTACACCAATAACATCACCAGCTTTCAATGAGTACGAAGGAATATTTACAATCTTACCATTTACAGTAACGTGTTTATGGCCGATCAACTGACGTGCAGCAGCACGAGAAGATGCAATACCTAAACGGTAAACAGTATTGTCTAAACGAGCTTCCAAGAATTTTAACAATAACTCACCGGTAACACCTTGTTTACGAGAAGCTTTGTCAAAAATTAAAGCAAACTGTTTTTCTAATACGCCATAAGTATACTTAGCTTTTTGTTTTTCAGCTAACTGAACTGCGTATTCTGATTTTTTAGCACGTCTTTTTGAAGCGCCATGCTGACCTGGAGGATAGTTTTTCTTTTCTAAAACTTTGTCAGGTCCAAAGATAGGCTCATTAAATTTACGAGCAATCTTTGATTTTGGTCCTATATATCTAGCCATTTTTTTGTGTTAAAGTATTAGTACCCTTTAGGCACTAAATCTTAGCTTTAAAACTCTAATTAATTAAACTCTTCTGCGTTTTGGAGGACGGCAACCGTTGTGAGGAAGCGGGGTAATATCCTTAATAGAACTGATCTCCAAACCTACGATTTGTAAAGTACGCATTGCCGACTCACGTCCAGCACCTGGGCCTTTAACAAATACTTCAATTTTACGTAAACCAAGGTCGTGTGCAACTTTACCGCAATCAGTAGCAGCTTGTGCAGCAGCGTAAGGGGTATTTTTCTTAGAACCTTTAAAACCCATTTTACCAGCTGAAGACCAAGAAATAGTTTGTCCTTGATTGTTGGTAAGGGTGATAATAATGTTGTTAAAAGTTGCGTTGATGTGAGCTTGGCCTTGAGCCTCAACCACTACAATACGCTTCTTAGTAACTTTTTTTGTTGACTTAGCCATTCTTATAGTTAAACTTAAAAGTATACCCTTAGTAATCCTTTCTAAGGGAGGTAATCAGTTATCAAAATCACTTCAATAACCCTAAACTTGCTTATCTACTATTATCTAGTAGCTTTTTTCTTACCAGCAACAGTCTTACGTTTACCTTTACGGGTACGTGAGTTGTTCTTAGTACGTTGACCACGAAGTGGAAGACCTTTACGGTGACGAACACCACGGTAGCAACCAATATCCATCAAACGTTTAATGTTTAATTGCACTTCTGAACGAAGAGCACCTTCAACTTTAAATTTCTGATCGATAATTGTACGAATTGCACCTAGTTGATCATCATTCCAATCTTGCACTTTAGTATTCCAATCAATACCAGCTTCAGTCAAAATTTCTTGAGCTGATTTACGACCGATACCAAAAATGTAAGTTAGGCCGATTTCTCCTCGTTTGTTTCTTGGTAAATCAATACCTGCTATCCTTGCCATATTTAATTCAATCTATTAAGTTCTAAATTACCCTTGACGCTGTTTGTACTTAGGATTCTTTTTGTTAATAACATAAAGTTTCCCGTTTCTGCGAATGATTTTGCAATCAACGCTACGCTTCTTAATTGATGCTTTAACTTTCATTTTATTTATACCTATAAGTGATACGCCCCTTGGTTAAATCGTAAGGCGACATTTCTAATTTAACTTTATCGCCAGGTAAAATTTTGATGTAATTCATTCTCATTTTACCCGAGATATGTGCAATAATTTCGTGGCCGTTTTCTAGTTCTACACGAAACATTGCATTTGATAATGCTTCTCTAATGATTCCGTCCTGCTCAATTGAGGATTGTTTTGCCATTTAGTATATTATTTTTTTAATACTTCTTCAATGTAAGAGAAAGTAGATAAAACATCGGCTTTCCCGTTTGAAACTGATACAGTGTGCTCAAAGTGCGCTGAAGGCTGACGATCATGTGTGTAGATAGTCCAACCGTCATTTGCTTGTTTGACACGATGGGTACCCAAGTTGATCATTGGCTCTATCGCTATAACCAAGCCTTGTTGTAATTTAATACCAGAACCACGTTTACCGTAGTTAGGTACCTGAGGATCTTCATGCAATCGCTTTCCAACCCCATGGCCAACAAGTTCTCTTACCACTCCGTATCCATGCTTTTCAGCATGCTCTTGAACTGCAAAACCAATGTCTCCTAAGCGCATTCCAACAACAGCTTTTTCAATTGCTAATGCTAGACACTCCTTGGTAACAGTAAGTAATTGTTGCACTTCAGGGGCAATTTCACCAACCGCAAATGTGTAGGCCGAATCACCGTAAAACTTGTTTTTCAGTACACCACAATCCACAGAGATAACATCTCCCTCCTTCAACTCAGTTTTAGAAGGGAATCCATGCACCACTACTTCGTTTACCGAAATACAAAGTGATGCAGGGAATCCTCCATATCCTTTAAAAGCAGGTATTGCATTATTGTCGCGGATGAACTCCTCGGCAATTTGATCAAGCTTTAAGGAAGTTACTCCAGGCTTAATATACTTAGCAACCTCTGCTAACGTTTTTGAAACTAGTAAAGAACTTTCGCGAATGAGTTCAATCTCTTCTGCTGATTTGTAATGTACCATCCCGGCTTTCCCTCAATACGAAATTATTGAACAGCAGTAGTCTGAACCGGAGTGCGGCCCTGAATTCTGCCAGTCTTCATTAATCCATCGTAATGACGCATTAATAAATGACTTTCGATTTGTTGTAATGTATCAAGAACAACACCTACAGTTATCAATAAAGAAGTGCCACCAAAGAAGTGAGCAAATCCTGCTGTAACCTCAGCCTTCATTGCTAAAGAAGGTAAAATTGCAATAATTGCTAGAAATACTGATCCAGGGAAAGTAATACGAGATACAATCTGGTCGATAAATTCAGCTGTAGGTCTACCAGGTTTAACACCAGGAACAAACCCTCCGTTACGTTTCATATCATCAGCCATTTGAACAGGGTTAACTGAAATAGCTGTGTATAAGAAGGTAAATAGGATAATTAAAATCGCAAAAGAAGCATTGTAAGTCACAGAAGTGTAATCACGGAATGACGCCAAAATACCTTGGTTAGCTGCTTCAGGGAAGAACTGACCGATGGTTGACGGAATAAACATGATTGCTTGAGCAAAGATGATTGGCATTACACCAGCCGCATTCACTTTTAAAGGAATGTACTGACGAACACCGCCATATTGCTTATCACCTACAATACGTTTAGCATACTGTACCGGAATTTTGCGAGTACCCTGAACAATCAGGATAGCAAACATCACGATACCTAACAGAATGAGGTTTTCAATGATGAAAGTGATAACACCACCAGCACCATTTAAA
Above is a window of Solitalea lacus DNA encoding:
- a CDS encoding SusC/RagA family TonB-linked outer membrane protein, which encodes MKQLLNYLWALLLCVPQLASGQTSPQGSVTGQVLAADGLPLAGASILVKGSTTGTAADGQGQFRLHLSEGSYTLVVSFIGYQTKEVSFKVPLKTALSITLTENTAQLKEVVVSTGYQHLPQTRATGSFAKVDQVQLDRVVATGVLAKLENTVSGLVVNRSAFGEPTLTIRGQSTIYGNSQPLIVVDNFPYDGDINNLNPSDVASVTVLKDAAAASIWGVRAGNGVIVITTKKGKTEEPLKMQLTSNVTVGQKPDLAYLPTISSAGFLDFERHMFRADYYQGLEQDETQSALSPAVELMIQERDGLISPAEAARRLEALSKLDVRKDLARHFFRPSVHQQYALSFKGGSKNVRYYVSGGWDNNLPSEVANHYKRMTLNSSLSFQPLKQLELGAGLNYTQSTNRLNNPGIQLLSSASAYASKRLYPYAQLADAAGNPLAVISQYRAGFVESAPASGYLDWAYRPLEDLRLAQNRAEQNDMRANVQLKYSLTDYLNAEASYQYERAFTNTTNLQDRASFATRDLINQFSEGSGASLIRNIPLGDILDRQDGQLNAQTVRGQLNFVKDWNQTHSVAALLGAEAKELSTAASASRLYGYDPQTLSSEVLDLTRSYLVRPLGYYNYIPTLRGQSEKLDRFHSFYANASYTLKDRYMLSGSGRLDQSNYFGVTTNGRSVPLWSVGGGWMIHREPFYQLKGVSKLKVRATYGYNGNIDKTVTAYTTARYSYDQLNFVRTLEIINPQNPELRWEKVGMLNVGLDFELQGKVLSGSLEYYRKNGQDLIGSLAPDPTSGVSSFRGNVAHMKGQGIDVNLNSRNLDKGLKWSSQLLFSYATDRVTDYAKKDVAYNYTQLSTGIDIYPLKGRPVYGVYSYRFAGLDAQTGDPVGYVNGEKSTNYSAIMGVPPEELVYHGPARPVYSGALRNTLNWKNFGLSFSLGYKLGYYFRRPSISYSQLAQTWSGHRDYELRWQQPGDERITTVPSLPALLNSNRDDFYLKSEVLVENASHLRLQDLNLSYALRKKQMKVLPVEHLELYLYANNLGVLWRANKQGIDPDAVPNGGASFLPAARTLAFGIRVDF
- a CDS encoding redoxin domain-containing protein, which codes for MKEKTGLIGAVWPVPKGQKTVPQEPKAPCGQKARCSLVIGMLCCCLSVGALAQGPSLTKEKANVGANLSDVSLTTILNFPLSSARLADFKGKVVILDFWATWCGSCVSAMPKLQALQGQFAKDLQVLLVTNEEQAKIESFLLKVKQVRDFTLPVVLDRDHRLWELFNIRLVPQYAWIDRQGIFRGITTSEELTAGNIQDFVNGNYHFLPEYTQAINSTPASPALVATGGGEPSPGLLYSSVFSGYQAGSGSNSFIGTGKVKAVNCTPEMLFRITYGQGKHLLPYPIWKTRVIRKDSLSRAPKGKNAAPTYGYELNFPGEATDQLLPMMRADLERFFPLTASLEQQAISCLALRCSGKPTLHSKGGPPQAEENYFGLRLVNHPVQALIETLQAYSKLGILDETSITTNIDIELKAELGDLAQLQKALAVYHLELTPVTRQVEVLVIKDRTTQPN
- a CDS encoding helix-turn-helix domain-containing protein codes for the protein METKNNIDPIEQYVIDAVRERRELLKISQAELARQLNYSEGFIGNIENPKYRAKYNLKHLNMIAKILKCSPRDFLPVEPI